Genomic segment of Candidatus Hydrogenedentota bacterium:
AGCGTGCCGCCTTGTTGTTGCGCGATGTAAAATATCGACTCTACGGTCAATTCGATTTTATTGAGCCCGATCAGCGACCGGCAACCTATAATCCTGTGCCGGAACATTTGGTCGATGTACAGGAAGCAAAAGAGATGGCAGCGCCCCTTGTACGTAAAGATGAAAAAGAGGCCAAGTATGCCGCCATGTTTGAGCGGCGTGCCCAAAAAGGCCAAACTTTCAATCAGCCCTATCTGGGCTGTCGTGAATTTTCCTGTTCCTTTCGATTGGTAGCGCCCGACGAGCCACAGGAACCCTGTCCCGATGAATTAAAAGGTACGCGTGAATTGGGATGGATGCTCTACGATATGGACTTTACGAATCCGAAAGATATTAAGCCCCTCTTTTATAAACCAGTCATGGAAGACGGAATCATCAAGGTTCCTGACCGTGAAAATGACAAGGAGGTTCTCCAATGATTCTCCAATCGCTCAAAGAATATTATGATCGAAAAGCTGCTGATCCTGAAAGTGATATCGCCCCCGAAGGATTTGAAAGAAGAGAAATTCCTTTTCTTATTGTTATTGACAAAGAGGGGAATTTTATAACGCTAAAGGATAACCAAGAAACAGACGGCAAAAAAAAGACAGTGAAATCTTATGTGCTGCCCAGATCCTGTGGAAGAACAGGACCGGCAAGTTTTAAAACTACATTTTTGCTGTGGGATCACTATGGTTATGTGTTGGAGCATCCTGAAGACGACGAAAAAACACCTAAACAACACAGAACTTGGCTTGATCAACTCCATAACTTACCGCCGGAACTCAAAGAAGATGAGGGTGTCGCCGCCATCATCAAATTCTATGAAAAGGATGGGATTAAAAAGGTTAAAGCCGCCGATAATTGGAAAGACTGCGTCAAAATTGTGGGCTGTAATATGACCTTTCAAATTGATGGTGACATGCTGCCTATTCCTTGCCGTCCTGCCGTTCAAAGCTTTTGCCGTAAGAATCTCACTGATCGGGATGCTGTTTTGGGCCGATGCCTCGTAACAGGCGAATACGATGAGATCAAGAGAATTCACTTCGATATCATCATTGGTCGAAATAAAGGGAAGCTTGTAGGATTTCAAAAGAATTCAGGGTATGATTCTTACGGTAAAGAACAGGCATATAATGCACCTGTTAGTTCATCTGCGGAATTCGCCTATACCACAGCACTGAAGATCTTATTGAACTCAGAAAACTCAAAAATGAAGATAGGTGATGCGACCGCCGTATTTTGGTCTGAAAAAGAGAGCGAACTCGAAAAGAATTTCCTCTCTATCTTTGATCCGCCCGAAGATGATCCTGACCGTGGAACCCGTGCCGTTAAAAGTCTTTTTAATTCGATCAAAACCGGGGCGTTATCAGTCGATGAAGGAAACATTCGTTTTTATGTCTTGGGGCTAGCATGGCTCAGCCTCGGACGTGTTACAGTTCGCTTTTGGAATGTCGATACAGTGATGGGCATGTCGGAAAAGATAGTACAACATTTCGAGGATACAGAAATCATTCATGGACCCAATAAGCCGGATACTATATCTCTCTTTAAACTTATCCAGTCGACAGCCGCTTTGGGAAAACCAGACAATATCCTTCCCAACTTGGCGGCAGATACAATACGCGCTATTTTACAAGGCTTACCCTATCCGAAAACCTTGCTTCAGGCCGCCATACAACGAGGCCGTGCCGAGCAAAACATTAGCTATGAGCGGGCTGCATTGATCAAGGCCTGTTTAAATCGAAGCATAAGAAAGAAAAACGCAACATTAACAACCCAAGAAAGGGAACTTACCGTGAGTCTTGATGAATCCAACGTAAATATTGGCTATCGTTTGGGCCGACTTTTCGCCACCTTGGAAAAAATCCAAGAAGAAGCCAATCCCGGGCTTAATGCCACTATTAGAGATCGCTTTTACGGGGCTGCGTCGGGCACGCCTGTTGCTGTATTCGCGAATCTGATGCGCCTCAAAAATCATCATTTATCTAAACTTGAAAACCAAGGGAGGCGGGTTAATTTAGAACGCTTGATCGGAGAAATTATGAAAGGGATCACAGATTTTCCCACCCATTTATCACTCAATGATCAAGGTCGCTTTGCAATTGGCTATTATCACCAGAGGCAGGATTTTTTTACCACCAAAATAAAGGATGACACATCCGGCAACCCCAACAATGAAGAACTTTAACCCATAGAAGGAGAATAATAAGATGAGTAGTCCCATTCAAAAACGCTATGACTTTGTGTTGGTCTTTGACGTCAAAGACGGTAATCCTAATGGTGATCCCGATGCCGGGAATCTGCCCCGCATTGACCCGGAAACAGGTGCCGGACTCGTTACCGATGTCTGTATCAAGCGTAAAATTCGAAACTTTGTTCAACTCACTAAAAATGAAGCGCCGGGCTTTGATATCTTCATTAAAGAAAAAGCCATCCTCAATCTGCTTATTGAAAAAGCCTATGAAGAGATAGGAGTTGATCTCTATAAGTCCTCGCCCGACGAAGGAAATGAAAAAAAACTTAAAACGGCCCGGAAAGGAAAAGATAAAGAAATTGAAGACGCACGTACTCAAATGTGTGCAAAGTATTTTGATATACGTGCTTTCGGCGCTGTATTAAGTACCGGTGCCAATGCCGGACAGGTGCGCGGACCCGTCCAACTTACCTTTGGCCGATCCGTGGATCGCATTGTTACGCTCGAACACAGTATCACCCGTATGGCCGTAGCTAGCGAAAAGGAAGCGCAAAGTCAAAGTGGTGATAACCGTACCATGGGCAGAAAAAACACCGTTTCCTATGGTCTCTATGTGGCCCATGGGTTTATATCGCCATTTCTTGCAAAACAGACCGGATTCTCCGAGGAAGATCTCGATCTGCTCTGGCAGGCCATGAAATTTATGTTTGAACATGACCGCTCCGCTGCACGGGGAGAAATGGCGACTCGGAAACTTATTGTATTTGAACATGCTGATCCTTTGGGCAATGCTCCCGCTCACCAATTGTTTGATCTCGTACAGATACAGCAGAAAGATAAGACTATGCTGCCCCGTTCTTTTAAAGATTATGAACTAACCATTGACAAAGAGAATATACCTAATGGTATTACCCATCGGGAGATCGTCTAATACGGCCATGTATGAAGAAGATGATTTGTTGCTAATTTCCGGTTTACAGAAATTATTCTTCTGTGAGCGACAGTGGGCACTGATCCATATCGAGTGCCAATGGGAAGACAATCGCTTAACCGCGGAAGGCAATCATCTTCATGAACGGGTTCACCAAAACGAGGAGGAGACGAGAGGAGACGTGCAGACCACACGAGGGCTCCGCCTCCGCTCGCTCCGATTCGGATTGACCGGACAAGCAGATGTCGTGGAATTTCATCAAACAGCACAGGGA
This window contains:
- the cas5c gene encoding type I-C CRISPR-associated protein Cas5, with amino-acid sequence MKGFCLEVAGSFACFTRPEMKVERVSYDVITPSAARAIFESILWKPAIRWRIKEIQVLAPIRWASVRRNEVGKTASKDAIVYIEKKRQQRAALLLRDVKYRLYGQFDFIEPDQRPATYNPVPEHLVDVQEAKEMAAPLVRKDEKEAKYAAMFERRAQKGQTFNQPYLGCREFSCSFRLVAPDEPQEPCPDELKGTRELGWMLYDMDFTNPKDIKPLFYKPVMEDGIIKVPDRENDKEVLQ
- the cas8c gene encoding type I-C CRISPR-associated protein Cas8c/Csd1 gives rise to the protein MILQSLKEYYDRKAADPESDIAPEGFERREIPFLIVIDKEGNFITLKDNQETDGKKKTVKSYVLPRSCGRTGPASFKTTFLLWDHYGYVLEHPEDDEKTPKQHRTWLDQLHNLPPELKEDEGVAAIIKFYEKDGIKKVKAADNWKDCVKIVGCNMTFQIDGDMLPIPCRPAVQSFCRKNLTDRDAVLGRCLVTGEYDEIKRIHFDIIIGRNKGKLVGFQKNSGYDSYGKEQAYNAPVSSSAEFAYTTALKILLNSENSKMKIGDATAVFWSEKESELEKNFLSIFDPPEDDPDRGTRAVKSLFNSIKTGALSVDEGNIRFYVLGLAWLSLGRVTVRFWNVDTVMGMSEKIVQHFEDTEIIHGPNKPDTISLFKLIQSTAALGKPDNILPNLAADTIRAILQGLPYPKTLLQAAIQRGRAEQNISYERAALIKACLNRSIRKKNATLTTQERELTVSLDESNVNIGYRLGRLFATLEKIQEEANPGLNATIRDRFYGAASGTPVAVFANLMRLKNHHLSKLENQGRRVNLERLIGEIMKGITDFPTHLSLNDQGRFAIGYYHQRQDFFTTKIKDDTSGNPNNEEL
- the cas7c gene encoding type I-C CRISPR-associated protein Cas7/Csd2 — its product is MSSPIQKRYDFVLVFDVKDGNPNGDPDAGNLPRIDPETGAGLVTDVCIKRKIRNFVQLTKNEAPGFDIFIKEKAILNLLIEKAYEEIGVDLYKSSPDEGNEKKLKTARKGKDKEIEDARTQMCAKYFDIRAFGAVLSTGANAGQVRGPVQLTFGRSVDRIVTLEHSITRMAVASEKEAQSQSGDNRTMGRKNTVSYGLYVAHGFISPFLAKQTGFSEEDLDLLWQAMKFMFEHDRSAARGEMATRKLIVFEHADPLGNAPAHQLFDLVQIQQKDKTMLPRSFKDYELTIDKENIPNGITHREIV
- a CDS encoding Dna2/Cas4 domain-containing protein — its product is MYEEDDLLLISGLQKLFFCERQWALIHIECQWEDNRLTAEGNHLHERVHQNEEETRGDVQTTRGLRLRSLRFGLTGQADVVEFHQTAQG